One genomic window of Nitrosomonas sp. Is35 includes the following:
- the pnp gene encoding polyribonucleotide nucleotidyltransferase: protein MKPIKKSITYGRHQLTLETGEIARQSHGAVMVTMDDTVVLVTVVGAKNIKPGQDFFPLTVDYQERSYAAGRIPGSFFKREGRPSEKEILTSRLIDRPIRPLFPEGFYNEVQIVATVMSADNEVDPDIPSIIGTSAALILSGIPFDGPLGAARVGYINNEYVLNPTTSELEDTQLNLVVAGTQNAVLMVESEALELSEEVMLGAVTFGHEQMQVVINAINELADEAGVTAWDWTPPAKDVAFEEKINGLAEADLRQAYKIKQKQARSEAIEAISQRISAELGVDTEGGPGLQPFKEAFFALESKIVRNQILDGEPRIDGRGTRTVRPITIRNGVLPRTHGSALFTRGETQALAIATLGTARDEQKIDSLQGDYNDRFMLHYNMPPYATGEIGRVGTPKRREIGHGRLAKRALAAVLPTPEEFGYSLRVVSEITESNGSSSMASVCGGCLALMDAGVPLKAHVAGIAMGLIKDGNRFAVLTDILGDEDHLGDMDFKVAGTEKGITALQMDIKIQGITKEIMHAALIQAHEGRMHILQIMKQALPSTREDISVHAPRIIKLKINPEKIRDVIGKGGAVIRTLTEETGTTIDITDDGQVTIACVNAEGGELAKKRIEDITAEVEVGKIYDGVVLKLLDFGAIVSVLPGKDGLLHISQIANERVNNVSDHLNEGQQVRVKVLEADDKGRLRLSMKALAADEGNTDPATEES from the coding sequence TTGAAACCTATTAAGAAGAGTATTACCTATGGACGCCATCAACTCACACTGGAAACAGGTGAGATAGCAAGACAGTCACATGGCGCCGTAATGGTTACAATGGACGATACAGTAGTACTTGTCACCGTAGTTGGCGCAAAAAATATAAAACCAGGACAGGATTTCTTTCCGCTGACAGTGGATTACCAGGAAAGATCTTATGCGGCAGGCAGAATACCCGGCAGTTTCTTTAAACGAGAGGGTCGTCCATCAGAAAAGGAAATATTAACTTCCCGATTGATCGACCGTCCTATTCGGCCGCTCTTCCCCGAAGGTTTCTATAACGAAGTGCAGATAGTAGCCACGGTAATGTCGGCCGACAATGAAGTGGATCCGGATATACCTTCGATTATTGGCACCTCCGCTGCATTAATCCTTTCCGGCATTCCGTTCGATGGCCCGCTTGGCGCAGCCCGGGTCGGTTATATCAACAATGAATATGTTCTAAATCCAACCACTTCCGAGCTGGAAGATACGCAATTGAATCTAGTTGTTGCAGGTACACAAAACGCTGTTTTGATGGTTGAATCAGAGGCACTGGAACTCTCTGAAGAAGTGATGCTAGGAGCCGTGACGTTTGGTCATGAGCAAATGCAAGTCGTTATCAATGCGATCAACGAGCTTGCCGATGAAGCAGGTGTTACCGCTTGGGATTGGACACCACCGGCAAAAGATGTCGCTTTTGAAGAAAAGATTAACGGCTTGGCGGAAGCTGATTTGCGGCAAGCATACAAAATCAAGCAAAAACAAGCGCGCAGCGAAGCGATTGAAGCCATCAGTCAACGCATCTCCGCCGAACTCGGTGTTGATACCGAGGGTGGCCCCGGTCTCCAGCCATTCAAGGAAGCTTTTTTTGCGCTGGAATCGAAAATTGTGCGCAACCAAATTCTGGATGGTGAACCTCGGATCGATGGCCGCGGCACGCGGACTGTACGCCCTATTACAATTCGCAACGGCGTACTGCCGCGCACGCATGGCTCAGCACTATTTACCCGTGGAGAAACGCAGGCACTGGCAATTGCAACTTTGGGCACCGCGCGCGATGAGCAAAAAATCGATTCGCTGCAAGGCGATTATAACGACCGGTTCATGCTGCATTACAATATGCCGCCCTATGCAACCGGAGAAATTGGCCGTGTCGGCACTCCAAAACGCCGTGAAATCGGCCACGGACGGCTTGCCAAACGCGCCCTAGCCGCGGTACTACCAACTCCCGAAGAATTCGGTTATTCACTCCGTGTGGTATCCGAAATTACCGAATCCAATGGTTCCAGTTCAATGGCATCGGTCTGTGGCGGTTGCCTTGCACTGATGGATGCAGGTGTTCCATTGAAAGCTCATGTCGCGGGTATCGCCATGGGCTTGATTAAGGATGGCAACCGTTTCGCTGTACTGACGGACATTCTTGGTGATGAAGATCATCTCGGTGATATGGATTTCAAGGTAGCAGGCACCGAGAAAGGTATCACCGCCTTGCAAATGGATATCAAAATTCAAGGTATCACCAAAGAAATCATGCATGCAGCGTTGATACAAGCGCATGAAGGGCGGATGCATATCCTGCAAATCATGAAACAAGCGCTGCCATCGACCCGGGAAGATATTTCAGTGCATGCACCGCGCATCATCAAACTGAAAATCAATCCAGAAAAGATTCGCGATGTTATCGGTAAAGGCGGCGCTGTAATACGCACGCTCACGGAAGAAACCGGCACCACCATTGATATCACCGATGACGGTCAAGTTACGATCGCTTGTGTTAATGCGGAAGGCGGTGAGCTCGCCAAAAAACGCATTGAAGACATTACCGCGGAAGTCGAAGTTGGTAAAATTTATGACGGCGTAGTCCTGAAATTACTGGATTTTGGTGCCATCGTCAGCGTTCTTCCCGGAAAAGACGGCTTGTTGCATATTTCGCAAATCGCCAATGAGCGTGTCAACAACGTTTCCGATCATTTGAACGAGGGCCAGCAGGTTCGTGTCAAGGTGCTTGAAGCGGATGACAAGGGTAGATTGCGCCTCAGCATGAAAGCGCTAGCTGCTGATGAAGGCAATACCGATCCTGCTACAGAAGAATCTTAA
- the rpsO gene encoding 30S ribosomal protein S15, translating to MSVTIDQKAQVVRDYQRAEGDTGSPEVQVALLTTRINDLIGHFKTHVKDHHSRRGLLRMVGRRRKLLDYLKNRNADSYQTLIERLGLRK from the coding sequence ATGTCAGTCACAATCGACCAAAAAGCACAGGTAGTGCGCGACTATCAAAGAGCCGAAGGGGATACTGGCTCTCCTGAAGTCCAAGTTGCACTCTTAACAACCAGAATCAATGACTTAATCGGTCATTTCAAAACGCATGTCAAGGATCATCATTCCCGCCGCGGTCTATTACGCATGGTTGGACGCCGCCGCAAACTGCTTGATTATCTAAAAAACCGCAATGCCGATTCTTACCAAACGCTGATTGAACGCCTTGGTTTACGTAAATAG
- a CDS encoding IS5 family transposase (programmed frameshift): protein MEITETQYQQIEHCLPRQRGNVSHSNLQVLNAILYVAEHGCKWRGLPKRFGNWHTIYTRMNRWAKSGVLSHVFGQLQHQQIIRIRIETVSLDSTSIKVHPDGTGAFKKNGPQSIGKSRGGWTTKIHLVAADSRTTISFALSPGHAHDAPEGRQLLLSLGPVNTPTYLLMDRAYEGDQTRQLALDLGYIPVVPPKANRLSPWEYNRAMYKKRNEIERLFRRLKGFRRIFSRFDKLDVVFISFIHFALIVEAIRLC from the exons ATGGAAATCACCGAAACTCAATATCAACAGATCGAGCACTGCCTGCCGCGTCAGCGTGGCAACGTCAGCCATTCCAATCTGCAAGTTCTCAATGCCATTCTTTACGTTGCCGAGCATGGCTGCAAGTGGCGAGGACTGCCCAAGCGATTCGGCAACTGGCATACCATCTATACCCGCATGAATCGCTGGGCAAAGAGTGGTGTACTGAGCCATGTATTTGGGCAACTTCAGCATCAGCAAATCATCCGTATCCGTATTGAAACTGTTTCGCTGGACAGCACCAGCATCAAAGTCCATCCCGACGGTACGGGTGCGT TTAAAAAAAACGGCCCCCAATCCATCGGAAAATCTCGAGGTGGATGGACCACCAAAATTCATCTGGTTGCCGCAGATTCCAGAACAACCATAAGCTTTGCCCTCTCGCCCGGTCACGCCCACGATGCGCCAGAGGGCAGGCAGCTTTTGCTTTCCCTCGGTCCCGTCAATACGCCCACCTACCTGCTGATGGATCGTGCTTATGAGGGCGACCAAACCCGGCAACTGGCACTAGATTTGGGTTACATCCCGGTTGTTCCGCCCAAAGCAAATCGCTTGTCACCCTGGGAATACAACCGTGCCATGTACAAAAAACGCAACGAGATCGAACGATTGTTCAGAAGGCTCAAGGGATTTCGCCGCATCTTCTCCAGGTTCGATAAGCTCGATGTCGTCTTCATCTCCTTTATCCACTTCGCTCTCATCGTCGAAGCAATCAGATTGTGTTAA